The following proteins are encoded in a genomic region of Candidatus Polarisedimenticolaceae bacterium:
- a CDS encoding ATP-binding protein, producing the protein MSRRSHRLRWAAFGAASVVLGMFGLAALGRRLAERTPFTGVEWVQSARGPAVLVVEQGSPGASAGLLPGDVVQSVNGVAPRSVIGTMDAPWRIPAGGRLALVVERSGATFETSLQPVRRRAAPRLYAYLAAVGLACFASGLFIVLRWPTVRGAWVYGSLGLAMFARLVFSQTGAADTFDWAVHWIDEAAAAIAPALLVHLAWGLARFEGAARRAVLSFTYAVSAALFAAAVWMEGLGGAYRFEDPVAAVTGLDRLGMAFLAAAVAFATLTLGLSMARTTSSLRRSQIRWMLWGLGVGFGPFTAIYAVPWALGDVGPSWSELGVLSLIVVPAAFTAAMARYRLHDLDLILRRSLAALALAVVTIATYAAALAGLRRLVVDLELPEAVLGFLAALLTAMLYPRLRTWIRVAVDRGFYRARYSDRATLLEWSRELTAETDLASLVERLEARVRETLAVPSAVVLVRGAGTRFERPGPAGARATVELKRTVLDHLERHPSYALDASGLPGMPEARHVFGMKVKGRVSALLAVAERGAFESPLSSEDRDLLATLCAHAAAAVEAARLVLDVRQHAAEVESLKALQERILESSGVGLLLVDADGRIRAWNRRLEEIYGLPREETLGRLLSEVFPLHTIRRIERELAAVGPGVEARIYRHALVNHAGERIVVNVALSPLAADDGDGARVATFDDITARVKLEEQVLQQERLASLGLLAAGVAHEVNTPLTGISSYAQILLEDLAADDPRRSTLEKIEVQTRRASSIANSLLNLARPERSTFEMLPLNDAVHEVIKLFEPQIRDKKITLRADLGPDLPDVRGHRGKLQQVLLNLLSNARDAVEGGGHITVRTARRDDRVVLEVQDDGVGIADEDLPHIFDPFFTTKGRGKGTGLGLSISYGIVREHDGAMLVESVPGEFTRFRVDLPVRATAQALA; encoded by the coding sequence GTGAGCCGACGCTCGCATCGCCTGAGATGGGCCGCCTTCGGGGCCGCGTCGGTCGTCCTCGGCATGTTCGGTCTCGCGGCGCTCGGACGCCGCCTGGCCGAGCGCACGCCGTTCACCGGGGTCGAGTGGGTGCAATCGGCCCGCGGCCCGGCGGTGCTCGTGGTCGAGCAGGGAAGCCCGGGTGCGTCCGCGGGGCTCCTTCCGGGTGACGTCGTACAGTCCGTGAACGGGGTCGCGCCGCGCAGCGTCATCGGGACGATGGACGCGCCGTGGCGGATTCCGGCCGGCGGCCGGCTGGCGCTCGTCGTCGAGCGGAGCGGCGCGACGTTCGAGACGTCGCTCCAGCCGGTTCGCCGCCGGGCGGCGCCCCGCCTCTACGCCTATCTCGCCGCCGTCGGGCTCGCGTGCTTCGCCTCGGGGCTTTTCATCGTCCTGCGCTGGCCGACGGTCCGCGGGGCCTGGGTGTACGGCAGCCTCGGCCTCGCCATGTTCGCCCGGCTCGTCTTCAGCCAGACAGGCGCGGCCGACACCTTCGACTGGGCGGTCCACTGGATCGACGAGGCCGCCGCGGCGATCGCGCCGGCCCTCCTCGTCCATCTCGCGTGGGGGCTCGCGCGCTTCGAGGGCGCGGCGCGCCGCGCGGTCCTCTCGTTCACGTACGCCGTCTCCGCTGCGCTCTTCGCGGCGGCCGTCTGGATGGAAGGGCTCGGCGGCGCCTACCGTTTCGAGGACCCGGTCGCCGCGGTCACCGGCCTCGACCGCTTGGGGATGGCCTTCCTCGCCGCCGCGGTCGCCTTCGCGACGCTCACGCTCGGCCTCTCGATGGCCCGCACGACGTCGTCGCTCCGCCGGAGCCAGATCCGCTGGATGCTCTGGGGCCTGGGCGTCGGGTTCGGGCCGTTCACCGCCATCTACGCCGTGCCGTGGGCGCTCGGCGACGTGGGGCCGTCGTGGAGCGAGCTCGGCGTCCTGTCGCTCATCGTCGTCCCCGCCGCGTTCACCGCGGCGATGGCCCGTTACCGCCTCCACGACCTCGATCTCATCCTGCGGAGGAGCCTCGCCGCCCTCGCGCTCGCCGTCGTCACCATCGCGACGTATGCGGCGGCGCTCGCCGGCTTGAGGCGTCTCGTCGTCGACCTCGAGCTGCCCGAGGCGGTGCTCGGCTTCCTCGCGGCGCTCCTGACCGCCATGCTCTACCCGCGCCTCCGCACGTGGATCCGCGTGGCCGTCGACCGCGGGTTCTACCGGGCCCGGTACAGCGACCGCGCGACCCTGCTCGAGTGGAGCCGCGAGCTGACCGCCGAGACCGATCTCGCCTCGCTCGTCGAGCGGCTCGAGGCGCGTGTCCGGGAGACGCTCGCGGTCCCCTCCGCGGTGGTCCTCGTCCGGGGCGCGGGCACACGGTTCGAGAGACCGGGTCCGGCGGGCGCTCGCGCGACGGTCGAGCTGAAGCGTACGGTGCTCGATCACCTCGAGCGTCATCCGTCCTACGCGCTCGACGCATCGGGCCTTCCCGGCATGCCCGAGGCGCGCCACGTCTTCGGCATGAAGGTGAAGGGGCGCGTCTCGGCGCTCCTCGCCGTCGCCGAGCGCGGCGCGTTCGAGTCCCCGCTGTCGAGCGAGGATCGCGACCTCCTCGCGACGCTCTGCGCCCACGCGGCGGCGGCGGTCGAGGCGGCCCGGCTCGTCCTCGACGTGCGCCAGCACGCCGCCGAGGTCGAGTCGCTCAAGGCGCTCCAGGAGCGCATCCTCGAGAGCAGCGGCGTCGGCCTCCTCCTCGTCGACGCGGACGGCCGAATCCGCGCGTGGAATCGGCGGCTCGAGGAGATCTACGGCCTCCCGCGCGAAGAGACGCTCGGCCGTCTCCTGAGCGAGGTCTTCCCGCTCCACACGATTCGCCGGATCGAGCGTGAGCTGGCCGCGGTGGGGCCCGGGGTCGAGGCGCGCATCTACCGCCACGCCCTCGTCAACCACGCCGGCGAGCGCATCGTCGTCAACGTCGCGCTCTCGCCGCTCGCGGCCGACGACGGCGATGGCGCGCGCGTCGCGACGTTCGACGACATCACCGCCCGCGTCAAGCTCGAGGAGCAGGTCCTGCAGCAGGAGCGCCTCGCCTCGCTCGGCCTCCTCGCCGCCGGGGTGGCGCACGAGGTCAACACGCCGCTCACCGGGATCTCGAGCTATGCGCAGATCCTCCTCGAGGACCTCGCCGCGGACGATCCGCGCAGGAGCACTCTCGAGAAGATCGAGGTGCAGACGCGGCGAGCGTCGTCGATCGCGAACTCGCTCCTGAACCTCGCGCGCCCCGAGCGCTCGACGTTCGAGATGCTGCCGCTCAACGATGCCGTGCACGAGGTGATCAAGCTCTTCGAGCCGCAGATCCGCGACAAGAAGATCACGCTCCGCGCCGACCTCGGGCCCGACCTCCCGGACGTGCGGGGCCACCGCGGCAAGCTGCAGCAGGTGCTGCTCAACCTCCTCTCGAACGCGCGCGACGCCGTCGAGGGGGGCGGGCACATCACCGTGCGCACGGCACGGCGCGACGACCGCGTCGTGCTCGAGGTGCAGGACGACGGCGTCGGGATTGCCGACGAGGACCTGCCCCACATCTTCGACCCGTTCTTCACGACGAAGGGACGGGGCAAGGGGACGGGGCTCGGCCTCTCGATCAGCTACGGGATCGTCCGCGAGCACGACGGCGCGATGCTGGTCGAGAGCGTTCCCGGCGAGTTCACACGTTTTCGCGTCGACCTGCCGGTCCGCGCGACGGCCCAAGCGCTCGCCTGA
- a CDS encoding carboxypeptidase-like regulatory domain-containing protein, with amino-acid sequence MVMHRSAAAALLLALIALSTPAHASASPSATVSGDVKDELGRALAGAEILVLSPDRAAAAASTLSNVNGRFLVDHLVPGVYRVAALKSGYVAAIGIVNTYLRSSVELVLHPVPKVDDPRAKAVQDDMSWALRVPPKSVLEHLDPTPLVASNEAAKEKAFRLPDSIRGQFEHVVALGAFRPDGGGPASSLQGNETRMQFAGNLGDSGAIQVAGRHGSLDSSGDVPAAAAVSRAASDVDVDVSYDTGDDARLAMRAFYSTGDLEVGERPGVMNQGARQGQRSWGYEGQWHKQVDGTSRVAVQVGIHDASLDLVRSSAESFDESLRGASNRSIGAEGQYESLAGDHHLLKFGVRAQVMDLAAPLARSGRVSGSFPIEGPTGWSLLMDAEDQWSLSGPIAIIYGLAYRQGFDGPFTASATPRVGASWTSGRFRGHAQVEYLATEDWNGGVAPASSSAGVPVGYEFELQAPVTRSVTLRGTASSVPLRANVWKDEGDAKDLQDLYVSDGEAADQFVALALERTAGTTTVTFRVAQGRAEGILAPALDPDVPVLLLAERTLSYRSVRLGTLASRTGSSLSLEYRDIADQAAGSPLAQESLQTIEAEFAQQIARLASGRATCRLLISARSALGPGPRSPDADPSEARRFAALYQRLGAGVSLAF; translated from the coding sequence ATGGTCATGCACCGGTCGGCCGCCGCGGCCCTGCTCCTCGCGCTCATCGCTCTCTCGACACCGGCCCACGCGTCGGCCTCGCCGTCAGCGACCGTATCCGGCGACGTCAAGGACGAGCTGGGGCGCGCGCTCGCGGGCGCCGAGATCCTCGTCCTGTCGCCCGATCGCGCGGCGGCGGCGGCGAGCACGCTGTCGAACGTCAACGGACGATTCCTCGTCGATCATCTCGTCCCCGGGGTCTACCGGGTGGCGGCGCTCAAGTCCGGCTACGTCGCCGCGATCGGAATCGTCAACACCTATCTGCGCTCCTCGGTCGAGCTCGTTCTCCATCCCGTTCCCAAGGTCGACGACCCCCGCGCCAAGGCCGTTCAGGACGACATGTCGTGGGCGCTTCGCGTCCCGCCGAAGAGCGTGCTCGAGCATCTCGATCCGACGCCGCTCGTCGCGTCGAACGAGGCTGCCAAGGAGAAAGCGTTCCGCCTCCCCGACAGCATCCGGGGGCAATTCGAGCACGTCGTCGCGCTCGGCGCCTTCCGGCCGGACGGAGGCGGCCCAGCCTCGTCGCTCCAGGGGAACGAGACGCGGATGCAGTTCGCCGGAAACCTCGGCGACAGCGGCGCGATCCAGGTCGCCGGGCGGCACGGCAGTCTCGACTCCTCCGGCGATGTCCCGGCCGCGGCGGCGGTGAGCCGCGCCGCCTCCGATGTCGACGTCGATGTCTCGTACGACACCGGCGACGACGCCCGCCTCGCGATGCGCGCCTTCTACTCGACCGGCGATCTCGAGGTCGGCGAGCGGCCCGGCGTCATGAATCAGGGCGCGCGGCAGGGACAGCGCTCCTGGGGCTACGAAGGGCAGTGGCACAAGCAGGTCGACGGCACCTCGCGCGTCGCCGTGCAGGTCGGCATCCACGACGCCAGCCTCGATCTCGTGCGGAGCAGCGCCGAGAGCTTCGATGAGTCGCTCCGCGGTGCGTCCAACCGGTCGATCGGCGCCGAAGGGCAGTACGAGAGCCTCGCGGGTGACCACCATCTCCTGAAGTTCGGCGTGCGCGCCCAGGTCATGGACCTCGCGGCACCTCTCGCGCGGAGCGGCCGGGTCAGCGGCTCGTTCCCGATCGAGGGGCCGACCGGCTGGAGCCTCCTCATGGATGCCGAGGATCAGTGGTCGCTCTCGGGCCCGATCGCGATCATCTACGGCCTCGCGTACCGGCAAGGGTTCGACGGTCCGTTCACCGCCAGCGCCACACCGCGCGTCGGGGCATCGTGGACGAGCGGCCGCTTCCGCGGCCACGCCCAAGTCGAGTACCTGGCGACCGAGGACTGGAACGGCGGCGTCGCGCCTGCGAGCAGCTCGGCCGGCGTTCCGGTCGGCTACGAATTCGAGCTGCAGGCTCCCGTCACGCGCTCGGTCACGCTCCGCGGAACCGCGTCGTCCGTCCCCCTGCGCGCCAATGTCTGGAAGGACGAGGGGGACGCGAAGGACCTCCAGGATCTCTACGTCAGCGACGGTGAGGCCGCCGACCAGTTCGTGGCGTTGGCGCTCGAGCGCACCGCGGGGACCACGACCGTCACCTTCCGCGTCGCGCAGGGACGCGCCGAGGGCATCCTCGCGCCGGCGCTCGACCCCGACGTTCCGGTCCTCCTCCTCGCCGAGCGCACGCTGAGCTACCGGTCGGTCCGCCTGGGGACGCTCGCGTCGCGCACGGGGTCGTCGCTCTCGCTCGAGTACCGCGACATCGCCGACCAGGCCGCAGGCTCGCCGCTCGCGCAGGAGTCGCTCCAGACGATCGAGGCTGAGTTCGCGCAGCAGATCGCGCGGCTCGCCAGCGGGCGCGCGACGTGCCGCCTGCTCATCAGCGCGCGGAGCGCCCTCGGCCCGGGGCCGCGGTCGCCCGACGCCGATCCGTCCGAGGCGCGGCGCTTCGCCGCCCTCTATCAGCGCCTCGGCGCGGGCGTCTCGCTCGCGTTCTGA
- a CDS encoding N-acetylmuramoyl-L-alanine amidase — protein sequence MAWPLLVAAAWLAAAPAATAPSEVLTLSREFRVRLDGGRDLVLEVRPREGETAEAVAQRAAGTPAQVELLLVSLKKPSGRSSDGFYRVPLALLSGSKRAFVLRNVFPQDTLEGDDWIHVAKSSALPVYDEGLWQVASWFTGDGARFKELLVANALDSPELSRGQQVRIPAAMLDRALRRGTAGDDVALAYGKDDEGEYASYVIKPGEALYSAVVLRYTGRVAPDDVDAVAKTIARRSGIKDVTDIPAGWEIRIPLDALEPEFLPRDDPRRKTVEKQAAAVQRELVERPQKPIQRGLKGVVVIVDPGHGGMDPGTTGHGLFEHDYVFDVASRLKRDLEAKTAAKVYLTLDDPVSGAVPSSGDAIAPNRKRTVLTSPAFLAAEDGETAVAVNLRWYLANSLFRKLVKAGTDPDKIVFLSLHADARHPSLRGAMVYVPGSTYRKGTMGSSDPTYLQFKEVREMPRVSFSQRDRLRSEAVSRKLAGAIVQDLKKDDLPVQPFQPVRDRVIRGGEIWLPAVLKGNAVPAKVLVEMVNLNNADDAALLAHAADRDRLAASLSDALATYFGKGGRGSGKGK from the coding sequence ATGGCGTGGCCGCTCCTCGTGGCCGCGGCGTGGCTGGCAGCGGCGCCCGCGGCGACCGCGCCGAGCGAGGTGCTCACGCTGAGCCGCGAGTTCCGCGTCCGCCTGGACGGCGGACGCGATCTCGTTCTCGAGGTCCGCCCGCGCGAGGGAGAGACCGCGGAGGCGGTTGCGCAGCGCGCGGCCGGGACGCCGGCTCAGGTCGAGCTGCTCCTCGTCTCTCTGAAAAAACCGTCGGGCCGTTCCTCCGACGGGTTCTACCGCGTGCCGCTCGCCCTCCTCTCCGGTTCGAAGCGCGCGTTCGTGCTCCGCAACGTCTTCCCGCAAGACACGCTCGAGGGCGACGACTGGATCCACGTGGCGAAGTCGAGCGCGCTGCCGGTCTACGACGAGGGCCTCTGGCAGGTCGCCTCGTGGTTCACCGGGGATGGCGCGCGCTTCAAGGAGCTCCTCGTGGCGAACGCGCTCGACTCCCCGGAGCTCTCGCGCGGGCAGCAGGTGCGCATTCCCGCGGCGATGCTCGATCGCGCGCTTCGACGTGGAACGGCCGGCGACGACGTCGCGCTCGCCTACGGGAAGGACGACGAGGGCGAGTACGCGAGCTACGTCATCAAGCCGGGAGAGGCGCTCTACTCCGCGGTCGTCCTCCGCTACACCGGGCGCGTCGCCCCCGACGACGTCGACGCCGTCGCGAAGACGATCGCGCGCAGGAGCGGGATCAAGGACGTCACCGACATCCCCGCCGGCTGGGAGATCCGCATCCCGCTGGACGCGCTCGAGCCGGAGTTCCTCCCGCGGGACGATCCCCGCCGGAAGACCGTCGAGAAACAGGCGGCCGCGGTGCAGCGCGAGCTCGTCGAGCGGCCGCAGAAGCCGATCCAGCGCGGGCTCAAGGGGGTCGTCGTCATCGTCGACCCGGGGCACGGCGGCATGGACCCGGGCACGACCGGCCACGGCCTCTTCGAGCACGACTACGTCTTCGACGTCGCGAGCCGCTTGAAGCGCGACCTCGAGGCGAAGACGGCCGCGAAGGTCTATCTCACCCTCGACGATCCGGTGAGCGGGGCGGTGCCGTCGAGCGGCGACGCGATCGCGCCGAACCGCAAGCGCACGGTCCTGACGAGCCCGGCGTTCCTCGCGGCCGAGGACGGCGAGACCGCGGTGGCGGTCAACCTCCGCTGGTACCTGGCGAACTCCCTCTTCCGCAAGCTCGTGAAGGCGGGCACCGACCCCGACAAGATCGTCTTCCTCTCGCTGCACGCCGACGCGCGCCACCCGTCGCTCCGCGGCGCGATGGTCTACGTCCCCGGATCGACCTACCGCAAGGGCACGATGGGCTCGAGCGACCCGACCTATCTCCAGTTCAAGGAGGTGCGCGAGATGCCGCGCGTGAGCTTCTCGCAGCGCGACCGGCTCCGCTCGGAGGCGGTCTCGCGCAAGCTCGCGGGCGCGATCGTGCAGGACCTCAAGAAGGACGATCTCCCGGTGCAGCCGTTCCAGCCGGTGCGCGATCGCGTCATCCGCGGCGGCGAGATCTGGCTTCCCGCCGTGCTCAAGGGGAACGCGGTCCCGGCGAAGGTCCTCGTCGAGATGGTGAACCTCAACAACGCCGACGATGCCGCGCTTCTGGCCCACGCCGCCGATCGCGACCGGCTGGCGGCCTCGCTCTCCGATGCGCTGGCGACGTACTTCGGCAAGGGTGGCCGCGGGTCCGGGAAGGGCAAGTGA
- a CDS encoding zinc ribbon domain-containing protein — protein MPIYEYRCQSCGRTVEALQKLSDAPLTECEFCGGKLEKLISRTAFQLKGGGWYSEGYGGGKSSSGNEGGSSGGSKDGGGDKPEGKKAASGGCGSGTCGCH, from the coding sequence ATGCCGATCTACGAGTACCGGTGCCAGTCGTGCGGCCGCACCGTCGAGGCGCTCCAGAAGCTCAGCGACGCGCCGCTGACCGAGTGCGAGTTCTGCGGCGGCAAGCTCGAGAAGCTGATCTCGCGCACCGCGTTCCAGCTCAAGGGCGGCGGCTGGTACTCCGAAGGTTACGGCGGCGGCAAGTCGAGCTCCGGGAATGAAGGCGGAAGCTCCGGCGGGTCGAAGGACGGCGGCGGCGACAAGCCCGAGGGCAAGAAGGCGGCCTCGGGCGGCTGCGGCTCCGGCACCTGCGGCTGCCACTGA
- the purD gene encoding phosphoribosylamine--glycine ligase: MNVLLVGGGGREAALAWALARSPRLTSLSAAPGNAGIGRLARRIPIAADDVPALAAHAIAERYDLVVIGPEAPLCGGLADRLRDAGLDVFGPSAAAARIEGSKAFAKELMARHGIPTAGFHIFDDADEARRYLAGAAYPLVVKADGLAAGKGVVIAQDPATAIAAAAEMLSGHAFGEAGRRVVVEEMLSGREASCFVLADGTTTLELAACQDYKRAGDGDRGPNTGGMGTYSPSVWIDERTASEVRERISIPTIRGLAEEGAPFHGVLFIGLMLTASGPKVLEFNARFGDPETQVLVPRLDGDWLELLAAAARGELRGMRARFSERAAVCVVMAAGGYPGGYAKGSPIEGLDEAASLADVAVFHAGTEIDDMGRVVTAGGRVLGVTALGDTIAGARDRAYEAVARIRWDLELHRTDIAADAISETAPLRPPRG; the protein is encoded by the coding sequence ATGAACGTCCTCCTCGTGGGCGGAGGCGGTCGTGAGGCCGCGCTCGCGTGGGCGCTCGCGCGTAGCCCGAGGCTGACCTCGCTCTCGGCCGCGCCCGGCAACGCCGGGATCGGCCGTCTCGCGCGCCGGATCCCGATCGCGGCCGACGACGTACCCGCCCTCGCCGCGCACGCGATCGCCGAGCGCTACGACCTCGTCGTGATCGGACCCGAAGCGCCGCTGTGCGGCGGCCTCGCCGATCGACTGCGCGATGCCGGGCTCGACGTATTCGGTCCGTCGGCCGCCGCGGCGCGTATCGAGGGGAGCAAGGCGTTCGCGAAGGAGCTCATGGCGCGCCACGGGATCCCGACCGCCGGGTTCCACATCTTCGACGATGCGGACGAGGCGAGGCGATATCTCGCGGGTGCGGCGTATCCGCTCGTCGTCAAAGCCGACGGTCTCGCCGCGGGCAAGGGCGTCGTGATCGCCCAGGACCCGGCGACCGCGATCGCCGCCGCCGCGGAGATGCTCTCCGGCCACGCGTTCGGAGAAGCGGGCCGCCGGGTCGTCGTCGAGGAAATGCTCTCGGGGCGCGAGGCCTCGTGCTTCGTGCTCGCCGACGGCACGACGACGCTCGAGCTCGCCGCGTGCCAGGACTACAAGCGCGCCGGCGACGGCGACCGCGGTCCGAACACCGGCGGCATGGGAACGTACTCGCCCTCGGTGTGGATCGACGAGCGGACGGCTTCCGAGGTGCGCGAGCGGATCTCGATCCCGACGATCCGCGGCCTCGCGGAGGAGGGCGCGCCGTTTCACGGCGTGCTCTTCATCGGGCTCATGCTCACCGCCTCCGGCCCCAAGGTGCTCGAGTTCAACGCGCGGTTCGGCGATCCGGAAACCCAGGTCCTCGTGCCGCGCCTCGACGGCGACTGGCTCGAGCTGCTCGCCGCCGCGGCGCGCGGAGAGCTCCGCGGGATGCGGGCGCGCTTCTCCGAGCGGGCGGCGGTGTGCGTCGTCATGGCGGCGGGCGGCTATCCCGGCGGCTACGCGAAGGGCTCTCCGATCGAAGGGCTGGACGAGGCGGCGAGCCTCGCGGACGTCGCCGTCTTCCACGCCGGGACCGAGATCGACGACATGGGGCGCGTCGTCACGGCGGGCGGCCGCGTGCTCGGCGTCACCGCCCTCGGCGACACCATCGCCGGCGCGCGCGATCGCGCCTACGAAGCGGTGGCCCGCATTCGCTGGGACCTGGAGCTGCACCGCACGGACATCGCCGCCGACGCGATCAGCGAGACGGCGCCGCTTCGGCCACCGAGAGGATGA
- a CDS encoding M23 family metallopeptidase, protein MRLVFTAAAVTTALAIPGLAGAGDPQLQFEIRPKVPVVIDSGGRRDTLLALDVHNPSDRPTRIEGLRLLYLEGTSVVKTVDDASALFVDAGLLSDPKIDAGEAQSWAGICLAPPTAATDRVRFEMRLVQRRGLHAVRATQALDVPLAAPEVLPSILVPVRGAWRVTQGHACGTSHRMSPLGSEFAWDLAAVDATSSRDVVAPVAGRVAFAVGDVEDNAAGGEIRAKSYSSALRHPLWFFGNYVVIDAGTSFVLLAHLRKGSLAVKAGDTVRAGDVVGYVGNSGNTSAPHLHVQVMNRADPSDPDVAGVPARFRDYVEATARVDGKERESVVRKVAAGDPPEGSVILSVAEAAPSR, encoded by the coding sequence GTGCGGCTCGTTTTCACCGCGGCCGCCGTCACGACCGCTCTTGCGATCCCCGGCCTCGCTGGGGCCGGGGATCCGCAACTCCAATTCGAAATACGACCGAAGGTGCCGGTCGTCATCGATTCCGGCGGGCGCCGCGATACGCTCCTGGCGCTCGACGTCCACAACCCTTCCGACCGTCCGACACGCATCGAAGGCCTGCGCCTCCTCTATTTGGAGGGGACGTCCGTCGTCAAGACGGTCGACGATGCGAGCGCCCTCTTCGTCGATGCCGGACTCCTCTCCGATCCCAAGATCGACGCCGGCGAGGCCCAGTCGTGGGCGGGGATCTGCTTGGCGCCGCCGACGGCGGCGACCGACCGCGTTCGCTTCGAGATGCGTCTCGTCCAGCGGCGCGGACTCCACGCCGTTCGCGCGACGCAGGCGCTCGACGTTCCGCTGGCGGCGCCCGAGGTTCTGCCGTCGATCCTCGTTCCGGTGCGCGGGGCGTGGCGCGTGACGCAAGGGCACGCCTGCGGCACGAGCCATCGGATGTCGCCGCTCGGCAGCGAGTTCGCCTGGGACCTGGCGGCGGTCGACGCGACCTCCAGTCGCGACGTCGTCGCCCCGGTGGCGGGACGCGTCGCCTTCGCCGTCGGCGACGTCGAGGACAATGCGGCCGGCGGCGAGATCCGCGCGAAGAGCTACTCGTCCGCCCTCCGGCACCCGCTCTGGTTCTTCGGGAACTACGTGGTGATCGACGCCGGCACGAGCTTCGTTCTCCTCGCTCACCTCCGGAAGGGATCGCTCGCGGTGAAGGCCGGCGACACGGTGCGCGCCGGCGACGTCGTGGGCTATGTCGGCAACAGCGGGAACACGAGCGCGCCCCACCTCCACGTCCAGGTCATGAATCGTGCCGACCCCAGCGACCCCGACGTCGCGGGCGTGCCGGCGAGGTTCCGCGACTACGTCGAGGCGACGGCGCGCGTCGACGGCAAGGAGCGCGAGTCGGTCGTCCGGAAGGTCGCGGCCGGCGACCCGCCCGAGGGATCGGTCATCCTCTCGGTGGCCGAAGCGGCGCCGTCTCGCTGA